The Pieris brassicae chromosome 6, ilPieBrab1.1, whole genome shotgun sequence genome window below encodes:
- the LOC123711318 gene encoding apoptotic chromatin condensation inducer in the nucleus-like: MEVEAAKPTEDVTNGQSAPLVINRKRRWGSRPVKLQSQKSITISTDVLKEIIPDVKPTEFEEVIEERKHKRIEVTEKIERPVLPKIIIDNTDNVNHKKDVDEKDKENVRSCDTQIGSSRKISIVKENDSIIAKPPSPPRHQQSNILYITNLVRPFTLPQLKNLLQRTGRIIENGFWIDKIKSKCFVIYENEEQAVETRHALHGVTWPVSNPKSLQVDFSTQEDFDKAKANEDKNNAQASTIPGTVEDWLREQDMKREKGETDRPWERKAAMREWDLGKNEKIKEKEKHPREERPIDKRRHRSPERSPEPARKFKKKEEEAPAKLLDDLFRKTKTTPCIYWLPLSAETIAIKEEQRRQHMAEYERRMHESRRPPRRH, translated from the exons atggagGTTGAAGCAGCAAAACCAACAGAAGATGTAACTAATGGACAATCTGCCCCACTTGTTATTAACAGAAAGAGGCGGTGGGGTTCTCGACCAGTAAAATTACAATCTCAAAAGTCTATAACAATTTCAACTGATGttcttaaagaaataataccaGATGTCAAGCCTACTGAATTTGAGGAAGTCATTGAAGAGAGAAAACATAAAAGAATTGAAGTCACAGAAAAAATTGAAAGACCAGTGTTGCCAAAAATAATCATTGACAATACAGATAATGTTAATCACAAGAAAGACGTTGATGAAAAAGACAAGGAAAACGTAAGAAGTTGTGATACACAAATAGGTTCATCAAGAAAAATTTCaattgtaaaagaaaatgaTAGTATTATTGCAAAGCCACCAAGTCCACCAAGACACCAACAatcaaatattctttatataacCAATCTGGTCAGACCTTTTACTTTACCACAATTGAAGAATTTATTGCAAAGGACAGGAAGAATTATTGAGAATGGCTTTTGGATTGATAAGATTAAATCAAAGTGCtttgttatttatgaaaatgaaGA ACAAGCTGTTGAAACAAGACATGCATTGCACGGAGTGACTTGGCCTGTATCTAATCCTAAGTCCTTGCAAGTGGACTTCTCAACACAAGAAGATTTTGATAAGGCTAAAGCAAATGAAGATAAGAATAATGCTCAGGCCTCTACCATTCCTGGAACTGTTGAAGATTGGCTTCGGGAGCAAGACATGAAAAGAGAAAAGGGTGAAACA gacaGACCATGGGAGAGGAAGGCAGCTATGCGGGAGTGGGACTTAGGGAAGAACGAAAAGATTAAAGAGAAAGAAAAACACCCCAGAGAAGAGAGACCAATAGATAAACGGAGACATCGGTCACCTGAAAGAAGCCCTGAACCAG CGcggaaatttaaaaagaaggAAGAAGAAGCGCCTGCAAAACTTTTAGATGACTTGTTCAGAAAAACTAAGACCACTCCTTGCATATATTGGCTTCCACTCTCTGCTGAAACg atCGCAATAAAAGAGGAGCAGCGACGGCAGCACATGGCTGAATACGAGCGACGAATGCACGAATCTCGGCGTCCGCCTCGCAGACATTAA